A part of Miscanthus floridulus cultivar M001 chromosome 6, ASM1932011v1, whole genome shotgun sequence genomic DNA contains:
- the LOC136460567 gene encoding uncharacterized protein: MEEGEGSKNVRVADASGVHVEDVGNSSKLSMSTASDATIKEPKTTNAESRKARKERKAAKIATREAREKKKEEQRLKDKKKRKEARRITREAIAKRRTARAQEQEKNEYDASSSELSSSSGDGDEDVSYHASKDGKEVKSKDKKKDSKDKGSNNNKNKYAAVSFNYSYLSNHNKRSFVNVPTGKLPHFDGTNFAKWKHLMSAYLVGLHPGL; encoded by the coding sequence atggaagaaggagaaggttcgAAGAACGTTCGCGTTGCGGACGCAAGTGGTGTGCACGTTGAGGATGTCGGCAACAGCAGCAAGCTATCCATGTCCAcagcaagtgatgccaccatcaaagaacccaAGACCACCAATGCCGAAAGcagaaaggcaagaaaagaaagaaaagcggCAAAGATTgcaacaagagaagctagagaaaagaagaaagaagagcagcggctcaaagacaagaaaaagagaaaagaagctagaagaatcacaagagaggcaaTAGCTAAGAGAAGAACAGCAagagctcaagagcaagagaagaatgagtatgatgcatcatctagtgagctctctagtagctcggGTGATGGAGATGAAgatgtgtcataccatgcttcaaaagatggcaaggaggtgaagagcaaggacaaaaagaaggatagcaaggacaagggcagcaacaataacaagaacaaatatgctgccgtatcctttaattattcttatttgtctaaccataataAAAGGTCCTTTGTCAATGTACCCACGGgaaagttgcctcattttgatgggacaaactttgccaagtggaagcacttgatgagtgcctatcttgtaggtcttcaccctggtctttga
- the LOC136460568 gene encoding serine carboxypeptidase-like 26, which yields MAASSRVILRLQRPLFTIILVALSVSVLPAALAVATRDEQEGDRVAFLPGQPRSPPVSQFAGYVTVNEHNGRALFYWFFEAQTSPAHKPLLLWLNGGPGCSSVGYGAASELGPLLVNGNGTGLEFNKFAWTREANLLFLESPVGVGFSYSNTTSDQDNIDDGFVAEDSYSFLVNWFRRFPQYKSHDFYISGESYAGHYVPQLAEMVYERNKHLEANQRINLKGFIVGNAETDAYYDYKGLLEFAWSHSVISDQLYKHVKSVCTFRTIFLTGECAHAMSLVYTQYDKIDIYNVYAPKCNTDESALSSSSKNTVEKTAKKFKRLRMFSGYDPCYSTHIEDYFNRIYVQKSLHANVSGWIKDRRWSICSDSVFDNYYDTIFTVRPIYSKLVKTGIRVWVYSGDMDGRVPVIGSRYWVEALGLPVKSQWQPWYLNNQVAGRFVEYEGLTLLTVRGGGHDVPQDKPAEALVLISSFLSDRKLPTENN from the exons ATGGCCGCCTCCTCTCGAGTGATCCTACGCCTGCAGCGTCCTCTCTTCACCATCATCCTAGTTGCTCTCTCAGTGTCAGTGCTGCCGGCGGCGCTCGCAGTCGCCACTAGAGACGAGCAAGAGGGCGACCGGGTGGCGTTTCTCCCCGGGCAGCCGAGGAGCCCTCCGGTGTCGCAGTTCGCCGGGTACGTCACCGTGAACGAGCACAACGGGAGGGCGCTCTTCTACTGGTTCTTTGAGGCTCAGACGTCGCCGGCGCACAAGCCTCTCCTGCTCTGGCTCAATGGAG GCCCTGGTTGCTCGTCTGTAGGTTATGGAGCAGCTTCAGAACTGGGGCCTCTCTTGGTCAATGGCAACGGGACCGGCTTGGAGTTCAACAAATTTGCATGGACCAGAG AGGCAAATTTGTTGTTCTTGGAGTCTCCTGTTGGAGTTGGCTTCTCATACTCAAATACCACCTCTGACCAAGACAACATAGACGATGGCTTTGTTG CCGAGGACTCCTACTCCTTCTTAGTGAATTGGTTCAGAAGGTTTCCTCAGTACAAGAGCCATGACTTCTACATCTCAGGAGAGAGCTATGCAG GTCATTACGTTCCGCAGCTTGCTGAGATGGTGTATGAGCGCAACAAGCATCTTGAAGCAAATCAGCGTATCAATCTGAAAGGATTTATT GTTGGCAATGCAGAGACTGATGCTTACTATGACTACAAAGGGCTACTTGAGTTTGCGTGGAGCCACTCGGTGATATCAGATCAACTTTACAAGCACGTAAAAAGCGTTTGCACCTTCAGGACTATCTTCCTTACTGGGGAATGCGCTCATGCAATGAGCCTTGTATACACTCAATATGATAAGATTGATATCTACAACGTATACGCACCCAAGTGCAATACTGATGAGTCAGCACTTTCATCCAGTTCTAAAAATACCGTAGAAAAGACAGCCAAG AAGTTCAAAAGATTGAGGATGTTCTCAGGGTATGATCCATGTTACTCAACCCACATTGAAGATTACTTTAACAGAATTTATGTACAGAAATCACTTCACGCGAATGTCAGTGGATGGATCAAGGATAGAAGATGGAGTATCTGCAG CGACTCAGTTTTTGACAACTATTATGACACCATATTTACTGTTCGTCCTATTTACTCAAAGCTTGTCAAGACTGGAATAAGAGTTTGGGTCTACAG TGGAGATATGGATGGCAGAGTTCCAGTTATTGGGTCACGGTACTGGGTAGAAGCGCTTGGCCTTCCTGTCAAGTCACAGTGGCAACCATGGTACCTGAACAATCAG GTTGCTGGAAGGTTTGTTGAGTATGAAGGATTGACACTGTTGACTGTCAGAGGAGGCGGCCACGATGTGCCTCAAGACAAGCCTGCAGAGGCGCTTGTCTTAATCAGTTCCTTCCTTTCAGACAGAAAACTGCCAACGGAAAACAACTGA